The following proteins come from a genomic window of Hypanus sabinus isolate sHypSab1 chromosome 9, sHypSab1.hap1, whole genome shotgun sequence:
- the LOC132399542 gene encoding zinc finger and BTB domain-containing protein 7B-like yields MGASEDELIGIPFPEHSSELLSSLNEQRHKGQLCDVTIVTQGLEYRTHRAVLAACSRYFKKLFTSKPFSGQRNVCELDFVKPEVLGALLEFAYTATLTISSSKMRDVLQAARLLEIQCVTDACADILRSNGGGEECERPDPEPAAAQEYPGPVGYAEGHGDPVPGSPVGLAEQQGSEALPVFRRRQRKRPKKTPRISLGHRGSLYRIIQPLRTTKNNVLRASGPEEAPVGVGESYVPALEEDVEEVAEEEEEEEEDLENEDLEGAGARFVVPDFLPSPSPAERIASGMDLEQDSTPYLASPDDGLLGTGLGSPDKLVRRRKSQLPQECPICHKVIHGAGKLPRHMRTHTGEKPFACEVCGVRFTRNDKLKIHMRKHTGERPYSCNCCDARFLHSYDLKNHTRLHTGDRPFECSQCRKAFVRLDHLQRHLKGQNCLEVRTRKRKGEPEGSVTSANGAFAHDHGAARRLLEADGGLAVDFGVGNGSLLMDRSFDPEWGHVSTSWGQEPATDSS; encoded by the exons ATGGGAGCCAGTGAAGACGAGCTGATTGGAATCCCGTTCCCTGAGCACAGCAGTGAACTCCTCAGCAGCCTCAACGAGCAGAGACACAAGGGGCAGCTCTGTGACGTGACCATCGTGACCCAGGGTCTGGAGTACCGCACCCACCGGGCCGTGCTGGCCGCCTGCAGCCGCTACTTCAAGAAGCTCTTCACGTCCAAGCCTTTCAGCGGACAGCGCAACGTCTGTGAGCTGGACTTCGTCAAGCCCGAGGTGCTAGGTGCCCTGCTGGAGTTTGCCTACACCGCCACGCTAACCATCAGCAGCTCCAAGATGAGGGATGTGCTGCAGGCTGCCCGCCTGCTCGAGATACAGTGCGTCACCGACGCCTGCGCCGACATCCTGCGCAGCAATGGCGGAGGGGAGGAGTGTGAACGGCCGGACCCTGAGCCGGCCGCTGCCCAGGAATACCCAGGGCCGGTGGGTTACGCTGAGGGCCACGGGGACCCCGTTCCCGGCAGCCCTGTTGGACTGGCGGAGCAGCAGGGCAGTGAAGCCCTGCCCGTGTTCCGGCGACGGCAGCGCAAGAGGCCGAAGAAGACCCCGCGCATCTCGCTGGGCCACCGGGGCAGTCTGTACCGCATCATCCAGCCCCTGCGGACCACCAAGAACAACGTGCTGAGGGCCAGCGGTCCGGAGGAGGCGCCGGTTGGGGTGGGCGAAAGCTACGTGCCAGCGCTGGAGGAGGATGTGGAAGAGGTggcggaggaggaagaggaggaggaggaggacttGGAGAACGAGGACTTGGAGGGTGCAGGTGCCCGGTTCGTGGTGCCCGACTTCCTGCCATCCCCTTCCCCAGCGGAGCGGATCGCGAGCGGAATGGACCTGGAGCAGGACTCCACGCCGTACCTGGCCTCGCCGGACGACGGGCTCCTGGGCACTGGGCTGGGCTCACCCGACAAGCTGGTGCGCAGGCGCAAGTCACAGCTGCCCCAGGAGTGCCCCATCTGCCACAAGGTCATCCACGGGGCGGGCAAACTCCCACGGCACATGCGCACCCACACCGGTGAGAAGCCGTTCGCCTGCGAGGTGTGTGGTGTACGGTTCACCAG GAACGACAAGTTAAAGATCCACATGAGGAAGCACACGGGCGAGCGCCCCTACAGCTGCAATTGCTGCGATGCTCGCTTCCTGCACAGCTACGACCTGAAGAACCACACCAGGCTCCACACCGGCGACCGGCCCTTCGAGTGCAGCCAGTGCCGCAAGGCCTTCGTCCGCCTCGACCACCTGCAGCGCCACCTCAAGGGCCAGAACTGCCTGGAGGTCCGCACCCGCAAGCGCAAGGGAGAGCCGGAGGGGAGCGTTACCAGCGCAAACGGCGCCTTCGCGCACGACCATGGCGCCGCGAGGCGGCTGCTGGAAGCAGACGGCGGCCTGGCGGTGGATTTCGGCGTGGGCAATGGCAGCCTGCTGATGGACAGGAGCTTTGACCCCGAATGGGGTCACGTGAGCACCTCGTGGGGTCAGGAGCCGGCAACAGATTCTTCGTAA